The proteins below are encoded in one region of Kogia breviceps isolate mKogBre1 chromosome 8, mKogBre1 haplotype 1, whole genome shotgun sequence:
- the SEC16A gene encoding protein transport protein Sec16A isoform X6, with protein MQPPPQAVPSGVVRPPPSGSPQSMFWSNSPYRRQVNSNAPVAPITCPLQPVTDPFAFSRQALQNTSLGGSSKSSPPVVQGPAPPSSLQRAGLPGPHTNAEDSSQGLCESLPGPPLQPRSDASPFPGVLSPSAPPGPEVNRRVEVAPGLEPEVQTPPYPPQYIPGVGPDSCRVGHPQANTPRPDRPLSRPSLHDSTATPAAPPFLPQPRQQTPGQWGLVQGGPQPSGQHYRPCPEGPVQNTVCHASNAAHFPAPSNLRQGPGHEQHGPLVSLPGPSASDGRNEAVYLQSGNHSANSFDPENAFRQNSRVGNARAGQEFRLSPGVNREQLPDLALINPLAQGNSPESHSHDPLASGSSWTLPEAGSGALSMFFKGGETENEENLTSEKAVSAGQSDFDGFSPGPGLGQPPAHLGAGGVYQAFLKGSSSEPTQQGGDPQTYFSQSAGIRHDKATTNAAAVDMWGDAARAGARGAGGPQYENVENLEFIQNQEVLPSEPLSADPSSPSAQLRYGPLPGPAVPRLSAAGHTGGGGPNLEAPDTTAHPARSESVSSSYSSQSHRGLPSAARPHDSGGTFIQQEVGKPEDEAPGRFFKQIDSSPLGGETDQSAVSQNYRGSLPQPSAPSPPKPMGIFQTSANSSFEPVKSHFTGVKPVEADRANVVGEVRGPSAHQKQRRAASAAPDASPGNLEQPPDNMETLFLPRLCAPPLTTPTEASPGLLHAAGPPLEAVLPTPEKRPLTRAQGAVKCESPATTLWAQNELPDFGGNVLLAPAAPVLHVPAKPQPSEVIQPPEEGLCGQQSRQPGPGPAVQSGDSIGASENLENPPQMGEEAALPSQAGPGYASLLSSPPTEALQNQPVLIARPDQSCNLAQPANFSVSSLNPNEKSQSWRESFVADKPAVSSQAAGGDSGENALLSGAPAGALICSPLPNHLAQSNFPQVCGTSEMVSSQPANLPVQPPAHPVPKNLLPESQKIHSAESILPELVTGPAVSTGVMLVPPANDTSEPDSNKANLSSSRDEASGALDFSFSRTLENPVAMYSSAQADSPASCQQTVSSHRPCGPGAHTPDRFYQQVTKDAQDQHGPERAQQEPPPPPPQGPKAALPEPSDPGGPPEQGQPPSPTRPSASPAPADVGQRLPPRPPRSSSVSVASTGSSQAAARPDQQWLQPPPPDLASCYYYRALYDGYQPPYPSPYPPDPGTIPHYYQQDIYGLCEPRYRPYDGAAAAFAESYRYPELERPSSRASHCSDRPAARQGYPEGYYNSRGGWSSQSDYYASYYASQYDYGDPGHWDRYHYGSRSRDPRTCDRRCWYDAECDPYRKESYAYGDRPEKYDDHWRYDPRFTGSFDDEPEPHRDPYGEEVDRRSEHSARSLRSSFSSHSHQSQVYRGRNVTAGPYEAPPPPGSFHGDYAYGPYGGDFHGPPGFPEYGYPAEASWPSVEQAPSRPTSPEKFSVPHICARFGPGGQLIKVIPNLPSEGQPALVEIHSMETLLQHTPEQEEMRAFPGPLGKDDTHKVDVINFAQSKATKCLQNENLIDKESASLLWSFIVLLCRQNGTVVGTDIAELLLRDHRTVWLPGKSPSEANLIDFTHEPAEQVEEESGEAQLSFLTDSQAATTLEKDTERFRELLLYGRKKDALESAMKNGLWGHALLLASKMDSRTHARVMTRFANSLPINDPLQTVYQLMSGRMPAASTCCGDEKWGDWRPHLAMVLSNLSNNVDVEARAMATMGDTLASRGLLDAAHFCYLVAQVGFGVYTKKTTKLVLIGSNHSLPFLKFATNEAIQRTEAYEYAQSLGAQTCSWPSFQVFKFMYCCRLAEMGLATQAFHYCEVIAKSILAQPHRHSPVLLSQLLQVASQLRLFDPQLKEKPEEEAATEPAWLVQLQLVEKQVKEGTAAWSLDRAFPPRCPSSPCSEAGPCGGPAPAQPAGLGTDNRLLAPPVSGADHSGQDVRLLPSAPLTLPDGQPAFPTRALMFPGPPPAGPVELGPGCGPPGAALGFPEPPGPDPVAPYPGPGLPSGAPSLQETDHLLPEAGSQDAAMTPQEAPGRNALSELQEDFAGKFANVSGESWFSRWLPVKKRTEAYLPDDKNKSIVWDEKKNRWVDTNEPEEEKKAPPPPPASLPKALQAAHPGPGGPPRPAVNMYSRKAARARARYVDVLNPGGPQRSEPALAPADFFAPLAPLPIPTHLLGPNPDAEEAPPAEGAGREGQAPAGGPAKPEPASEPKVPSSAASLPGPERPPSRADGSQGGELSRCSSLSSLSREVSQHFNQAPCALGPAGGPPGAAVPFYNPAQFTQASAASGSSRMGRIGQRKYPAY; from the exons ATGCAACCTCCACCCCAGGCTGTCCCGTCTGGTGTGGTCCGGCCGCCTCCGTCCGGGAGTCCTCAGAGCATGTTCTGGTCCAACAGCCCGTACAGGAGACAGGTCAATAGTAACGCACCAGTGGCCCCGATAACCTGCCCACTGCAGCCGGTGACGGACCCGTTTGCTTTTAGTAGACAGGCGCTCCAAAATACATCATTGGGCGGCTCATCTAAAAGCAGCCCACCCGTTGTGCAAGGCCCGGCCCCACCATCGTCTCTTCAGCGTGCTGGTCTGCCTGGGCCACACACAAATGCTGAGGATAGCTCCCAAGGACTCTGCGAGTCTCTGCCGGGCCCTCCATTGCAGCCCAGGTCAGATGCCAGCCCGTTTCCCGGCGTGCTGAGCCCCTCGGCACCGCCTGGGCCCGAGGTGAACAGGAGAGTCGAGGTCGCTCCCGGCCTGGAGCCTGAAGTTCAGACCCCGCCGTACCCTCCTCAGTACATTCCAGGAGTGGGTCCTGACAGCTGTCGTGTGGGCCATCCACAGGCGAACACGCCACGGCCCGACAGACCCCTGAGCAGGCCGAGCCTGCACGACAGCACCGCGACACCAGCAgctccccctttcctccctcagccTCGTCAGCAAACGCCCGGGCAGTGGGGGCTGGTGCAGGGAGGCCCGCAGCCCTCGGGGCAGCATTACCGGCCCTGCCCAGAGGGACCTGTGCAGAACACGGTGTGCCACGCCTCCAACGCTGCCCACTTTCCTGCTCCGTCCAACCTGCGTCAGGGTCCTGGCCACGAGCAGCACGGCCCCCTGGTGTCTTTACCGGGACCCTCGGCCAGTGACGGGAGAAATGAGGCAGTCTACCTGCAAAGTGGAAACCACTCAGCAAATAGCTTTGATCCAGAAAATGCATTCAGGCAGAATTCCAGAGTTGGGAACGCTCGGGCGGGCCAGGAGTTCAGGTTGAGTCCAGGAGTGAATAGAGAGCAGTTGCCAGACCTGGCTCTCATTAACCCCCTCGCTCAGGGAAACAGCCCAGAAAGCCACTCGCACGACCCCCTGGCTTCCGGGAGCAGCTGGACCCTGCCGGAAGCGGGCTCGGGGGCACTCTCCATGTTTTTCaaaggaggagagacagagaacgAAGAGAACCTCACGTCTGAAAAAGCAGTCTCTGCCGGTCAGTCTGACTTTGATGGTTTCTCCCCTGGCCCGGGCCTCGGCCAGCCTCCTGCACACCTGGGGGCAGGAGGCGTTTATCAGGCCTTTCTCAAAGGTTCCAGCAGCGAGCCCACGCAGCAGGGAGGAGACCCGCAGACTTATTTTTCTCAGTCTGCAGGCATCCGGCACGACAAAGCAACCACTAACGCTGCTGCTGTTGACATGTGGGGTGACGCGGCCCGTGCGGGGGCTCGTGGTGCTGGTGGCCCGCAGTATGAGAACGTCGAGAACTTAGAGTTCATTCAGAACCAGGAAGTTCTGCCAAGTGAGCCCCTAAGTGCAGACCCTTCCTCCCCAAGCGCTCAGCTCAGATACGGGCCCCTTCCCGGGCCGGCTGTCCCCAGGCTCAGTGCCGCGGGCCACACTGGAGGCGGGGGCCCTAATCTCGAGGCCCCAGATACGACGGCGCACCCTGCGCGTTCTGAGAGCGTGTCTTCCAGTTACAGCAGCCAGAGCCACCGGGGTCTTCCCAGTGCAGCCAGGCCCCATGACTCGGGGGGCACGTTCATTCAGCAGGAAGTTGGAAAACCTGAAGATGAGGCTCCGGGGAGGTTTTTTAAGCAGATTgactcttctcctctgggagGCGAGACAGACCAGAGCGCCGTGAGCCAGAACTACCGCGGCAGCCTGCCCCAACCCTCGGCCCCGAGCCCCCCCAAACCTATGGGAATATTTCAGACGAGTGCAAATAGTTCTTTTGAACCAGTGAAATCGCACTTCACTGGAGTAAAACCAGTCGAGGCAGACCGCGCCAACGTGGTGGGCGAGGTGAGGGGCCCCAGCGCCCACCAGAAGCAGCGCAGAGCAGCCTCTGCCGCGCCCGACGCCTCCCCTGGCAACCTGGAGCAGCCCCCCGACAACATGGAGACCCTCTTCCTGCCCCGGCTCTGTGCTCCACCTCTCACCACACCCACGGAGGCCAGTCCCGGGCTTCTGCACGCCGCGGGGCCGCCCTTGGAAGCTGTGCTCCCCACGCCTGAGAAGAGGCCCTTGACCAGGGCGCAGGGGGCTGTGAAGTGTGAGAGCCCAGCCACGACTTTGTGGGCACAGAACGAGCTGCCAGATTTTGGAGGCAATGTCCTCCTAGCCCCAGCTGCTCCCGTACTTCACGTGCCCGCGAAACCTCAGCCCTCTGAAGTGATCCAACCTCCAGAAGAGGGGCTGTGTGGCCAGCAGTCCCGGCAGCCGGGCCCCGGCCCTGCCGTGCAGAGCGGGGACAGCATTGGTGCTTCCGAGAATCTCGAGAATCCTCCCCAAATGGGCGAAGAGGCGGCCCTCCCGTCCCAGGCAGGTCCTGGCTATGCCAGCCTGCTGTCCTCCCCACCCACCGAGGCTTTGCAGAATCAGCCGGTCTTGATCGCCCGGCCCGACCAAAGCTGTAATTTGGCACAGCCGGCTAATTTTTCTGTGTCCTCGTTGAATCCTAACGAGAAGAGTCAGTCCTGGAGGGAGTCCTTCGTGGCAGATAAGCCCGCAGTAAGCAGCCAGGCTGCTGGGGGTGATTCTGGAGAAAACGCTCTTTTGTCTGGGGCTCCGGCTGGCGCTCTCATCTGCTCGCCTCTGCCTAACCACCTTGCCCAGAGTAATTTCCCACAAGTTTGTGGTACCTCGGAAATGGTTTCTAGTCAACCTGCTAATTTGCCGGTTCAACCGCCGGCTCATCCGGTTCCGAAGAACTTGCTTCCAGAAAGTCAGAAGATTCATAGCGCAGAGAGCATTCTTCCCGAGTTAGTTACCGGTCCTGCTGTAAGCACAGGCGTGATGTTAGTTCCACCTGCCAACGATACCTCAGAACCTGACAGTAATAAGGCAAATCTGTCCAGCAGTCGGGATGAAGCTTCGGGAGCCCTAGACTTCTCATTCAGTCGGACTTTGGAAAACCCTGTAGCGATGTATAGCTCGGCCCAGGCTGATAGCCCAGCTTCTTGTCAGCAAACTGTCTCCAGTCACAGACCGTGTGGGCCTGGGGCACATACCCCAGACCGTTTCTACCAACAGGTGACGAAAGATGCTCAGGACCAGCATGGCCCAGAGAGAGCCCAGCaggagcctccccctccccctccccaggggcCCAAAGCAGCACTTCCAGAGCCTTCAGACCCAGGAGGTCCCCCAGAGCAAGGACAGCCCCCAAGCCCAACCCGTCCGTCTGCAAGTCCGGCTCCGGCTGACGTGGGCCAACGGCTGCCTCCTCGACCACCCCGGTCCTCCAGCGTGTCCGTCGCATCTACCGGCTCAAGCCAGGCGGCCGCGCGGCCTGACCAGCAGTGGCTGCAGCCGCCGCCTCCAGACTTGGCGTCCTGCTACTACTACAGGGCCCTGTACGATGGCTACCAGCCCCCGTACCCCTCACCGTACCCGCCGGATCCTGGCACCATCCCCCACTATTACCAG CAGGACATCTACGGCCTCTGTGAGCCCAGATACAGGCCCTACGATGGTGCAGCCGCTGCCTTCGCAGAGAGCTACCGCTACCCTGAGCTCGAGCGGCCCAGCTCCCGGGCGAGCCACTGCTCGGACCGGCCAGCTGCCAG GCAAGGGTATCCTGAAGGTTACTATAATTCCAGAGGTGGATGGAGCAGTCAGAGTGACTACTACGCCAGTTACTACGCCAGCCAGTACGATTACGGAG ATCCAGGTCACTGGGATCGGTACCACTATGGTTCTCGGTCCAGGGACCCCCGCACCTGTGACCGGAGGTGTTGGTATGATGCCGAGTGCGATCCGTATAGGAAGGAAAGCTATGCTTATGGGGACAG GCCCGAGAAATACGACGACCACTGGAGGTACGACCCCCGCTTCACCGGGAGTTTTGACGACGAGCCTGAGCCCCACAGGGACCCTTACGGGGAGGAGGTGGACCGGCGCAGCGAGCACTCGGCACGGAGCCTGCGCAGCAGCTTCAGCTCCCACTCCCACCag AGTCAGGTGTACAGAGGTCGCAACGTGACTGCTGGGCCCTACGAGGCGCCGCCCCCACCGGGCTCCTTCCACGGCGATTACGCCTACGGCCCCTACGGCGGCGATTTCCACGGCCCCCCAGGCTTCCCGGAGTACGGCTACCCTGCCGAGGCCAGCTGGCCCTCCGTGGAGCAAG cTCCATCAAGACCAACTTCTCCTGAGAAATTCTCAGTGCCTCATATCTGTGCCAGGTTCggtcctgggggtcagctcatcaAAGTGATTCCAAATCTGCCTTCAGAAGGACAGCCTGCACTGGTTGAAATTCACAGCATGGAG ACCTTGCTGCAACACACGCCGGAGCAGGAGGAGATGCGGGCGTTCCCGGGGCCTCTCGGCAA AGATGACACCCATAAAGTGGATGTTATTAATTTTGCACAGAGCAAAGCTACAAAATGTTTACAGAACGAAAATTTAATTGACAAAGAGTCCGCAAGTCTTCTCTGGAGCTTTATTGTTCTGTTATGCAGGCAGAACGGG ACCGTGGTGGGCACAGACATCGCGGAACTCTTGTTACGAGACCACCGAACCGTGTGGCTTCCTGGGAAGTCGCCCAGTGAGGCCAACCTGATTGATTTCACTCATGAGCCTGCAGAGCAAGTGGAGGAGGAGTCTGGGGAGGCCCAGCTCTCGTTTCTCACTGACAGCCAGGCTGCCACCACCCTTGAAAAAGACACGGAGCGTTTCCGAGAGCTGCTGCTCTACGGCCGGAAGAAG GATGCTTTAGAGTCCGCGATGAAGAACGGCTTGTGGGGTCACGCCCTGTTACTTGCCAGCAAGATGGACAGCCGGACGCACGCCAGAGTCATGACCAG GTTCGCCAACAGCCTTCCGATCAACGACCCTCTGCAGACGGTCTACCAGCTGATGTCCGGGCGGATGCCAGCCGCATCCACG TGTTGTGGAGATGAGAAGTGGGGAGACTGGCGACCGCATCTGGCCATGGTTTTGTCCAACCTGAGCAACAACGTGGACGTGGAAGCCCGGGCGATGGCCACCATGGGGGACACTCTGG CCTCGAGAGGACTCCTCGATGCTGCACACTTCTGCTACCTTGTGGCCCAGGTTGGATTTGGGGTTTATACcaagaaaaccacaaaacttgTTTTAATTGGATCAAACCACAG TTTGCCATTTTTAAAGTTCGCGACCAACGAAGCTATTCAGAGGACAGAAGCCTATGAGTACGCTCAGTCCCTGGGGGCGCAGACCTGCTCCTGGCCCAGCTTCCAG GTGTTTAAGTTCATGTACTGCTGCCGCCTGGCTGAGATGGGGCTTGCGACGCAGGCCTTCCACTACTGCGAGGTGATCGCCAAGAGCATCCTGGCGCAGCCCCACAGACACTCCCCAGTGCTGCTCAGCCAGCTGCTTCAG GTCGCCTCCCAGTTGCGCCTCTTTGACCCTCAGCTGAAGGAGAAGCCGGAGGAGGAGGCCGCTACGGAGCCTGCCTGGCTGGTCCAGCTGCAGCTCGTGGAGAAGCAGGTCAAG GAGGGCACCGCGGCCTGGAGTCTGGACAGAGCCTTCCCCCCGCGCTGTCCCAGCTCGCCGTGCTCCGAGGCGGGGCCGTGTGGTGGCCCAGCGCCCGCCCAGCCGGCGGGCCTGGGCACCGACAACCGGCTGCTGGCGCCGCCTGTGTCCGGCGCTGACCACTCGGGCCAGGACGTGCGGCTACTGCCCTCAG CTCCACTGACGCTCCCCGATGGTCAGCCGGCCTTCCCCACCAGGGCGCTGATGTTCCCAGGACCACCCCCCGCGGGCCCTGTCGAGCTGGGCCCTGGCTGTGGACCCCCAGGGGCTGCACTTGGCTTTCCAGAGCCCCCTGGGCCTGATCCTGTGGCTCCGTACCCAGGGCCTGGCCTGCCGTCTGGCGCACCATCTCTCCAAGAGACTGACCATCTGCTCCCGGAGGCCGGGAGCCAGGACGCAG CAATGACGCCGCAAGAGGCACCCGGCAGAAACGCGCTGTCGGAGCTACAAGAGGATTTTGCTGGCAAATTTGCTAATGTG AGCGGCGAGTCCTGGTTCTCTCGTTGGCTGCCTGTGAAGAAGAGGACGGAAGCTTACTTGCCAGACGACAAGAACAAATCG ATCGTCTGGGACGAAAAGAAGAACCGCTGGGTGGACACGAACGAGCCGGAGGAGGAG AAGAAGGCTCCGCCCCCACCTCCAGCATCCCTTCCCAAGGCTCTGCAAGCTGCCCACCCTGGTCCTGGAGGGCCCCCCAGACCTGCTGTGAACATGTATTCTAGAAAAGCAG CCCGAGCCCGAGCGCGCTACGTGGATGTCTTGAACCCCGGGGGCCCCCAGCGGAGCGAGCCAGCCCTTGCTCCCGCGGACTTCTTTGCACCACTGGCCCCACTCCCAATTCCCACACACCTGCTCGGACCAAACCCAG ATGCAGAGGAAGCACCCCCCGCCGAGGGGGCTGGCAGGGAAGGGCAGGCGCCGGCGGGGGGGCCGGCCAAGCCAGAGCCCGCCTCGGAGCCCAAG GTGCCCAGTTCTGCGGCGTCGCTCCCTGGACCTGAACGGCCACCCTCCAGAGCGGACGGTTCCCAGGGAGGAGAG CTGTCGCGCTGTAGTTCACTGAGCTCGTTATCACGTGAAGTGAGCCAGCATTTTAACCAG GCTCCCTGTGCTCTCGGCCCTGCAGGGGGCCCTCCCGGGGCAGCGGTGCCCTTCTACAACCCCGCTCAGTTTACACAA GCCTCTGCTGCCTCGGGAAGTTCAAGGATGGGAAGGATTGGCCAGAGGAAGTACCCAGCATATTGA